Proteins from one Deltaproteobacteria bacterium genomic window:
- a CDS encoding class I SAM-dependent RNA methyltransferase has translation MAETVEITSLAYGGKGVGRIDGKVVFVPYTAPGDLAEVEVVSAKKGYSEGEITRIERPSPVRVKPVCPLYGECGGCNLQHMSYAAELEWKQRILEETLRRVGKLEVKSLNGDDVPAGPEAVRFEEPIASPREFNYRSRARFHINGKCAGFFAAGSHRVVDMDACPLLDPLINESFIDIKDVLKSVDAPGISSFELVLSERDSKTVAIFNAHEARPIPWARALAGVRHLKGYEVRAITDRGRKGKRVAIEDDITVSYTAGGVDFSACAGIFSQVNRLQNRNLVAKALEFAALSGKETVIDLFSGSGNLTLPLALKAKEAIGVEADREAAREGSGNAARNSIENARFHAEDSILWLKRNLNILERGRDPVLVLDPPRGGEPQIARSLSGARPGSILYISCSPPTLARDLSFLAGLGYMVSRAVLIDMFPRTYHVESIMVLRLAE, from the coding sequence ATGGCTGAAACAGTCGAGATAACCTCCCTGGCTTACGGCGGCAAGGGCGTGGGGCGCATTGACGGCAAGGTCGTCTTCGTGCCGTATACAGCGCCTGGCGACCTCGCCGAGGTGGAGGTCGTGTCCGCGAAGAAGGGCTATTCGGAAGGCGAGATAACTCGGATAGAGAGGCCTTCGCCTGTGCGCGTCAAACCAGTGTGCCCCCTTTACGGCGAATGCGGGGGCTGCAACCTCCAGCATATGAGTTATGCAGCAGAGCTCGAATGGAAGCAGAGGATACTCGAAGAGACGCTCCGGAGAGTCGGGAAGCTTGAGGTCAAGAGCCTCAACGGTGATGACGTTCCAGCCGGGCCGGAGGCCGTGCGGTTCGAGGAGCCCATAGCCTCTCCAAGGGAGTTCAACTACAGGTCGCGGGCGAGATTCCATATTAACGGCAAGTGCGCGGGCTTTTTCGCGGCAGGCTCGCACAGGGTCGTGGACATGGATGCCTGCCCGCTCCTTGACCCTCTAATAAACGAGAGTTTTATCGATATAAAGGATGTGCTCAAGTCAGTTGATGCGCCGGGCATCTCCTCTTTCGAGCTTGTTTTAAGCGAGCGGGACTCGAAGACGGTCGCCATCTTCAACGCGCATGAGGCCAGGCCCATTCCCTGGGCAAGGGCCCTTGCCGGGGTAAGGCATCTTAAGGGATATGAGGTCAGGGCCATAACGGACAGGGGAAGGAAGGGAAAGAGGGTAGCGATCGAAGACGATATCACCGTATCCTACACGGCAGGCGGGGTCGATTTTTCCGCCTGTGCCGGGATTTTCTCGCAGGTCAACAGGCTCCAGAACAGGAACCTTGTAGCGAAGGCGCTCGAGTTCGCGGCACTTTCCGGAAAGGAGACGGTCATCGACCTCTTCTCCGGCTCGGGGAACTTGACATTGCCGCTTGCGCTGAAGGCAAAAGAGGCCATCGGGGTCGAAGCGGACCGGGAGGCCGCGAGGGAAGGGAGCGGCAATGCCGCCCGAAATTCGATAGAAAACGCGCGCTTCCATGCCGAGGACTCTATCCTCTGGCTTAAACGTAACCTGAATATCCTTGAAAGGGGGAGGGACCCTGTGTTAGTATTGGACCCTCCGAGAGGCGGAGAGCCTCAAATAGCGCGGTCCCTTTCAGGGGCAAGGCCCGGGAGCATCCTTTATATCTCATGCAGCCCGCCCACCCTCGCGAGGGACCTATCCTTTTTGGCGGGACTCGGATACATGGTATCCAGGGCCGTTCTGATCGACATGTTCCCCCGGACATATCATGTAGAGAGCATCATGGTCTTAAGGCTGGCTGAATAA
- a CDS encoding homocysteine S-methyltransferase family protein, producing MRDFISELTKRPLVFDGATGTMLQRLGLKPGGCPDELCLKEPGLVKKVHSLYIEAGSDIVTTNTFGANRVKLDEYGLAPKLREINVAAAKCARESAGPDRFVAGGLGPTGKFIEPVGDLPFDEAEEIFMEQAMALKEGGADLVIIETMMDLREMKAAIKGAKAAGLPVVATMTFDETMRTVLGTPPESFAIAAASLGADCVGANCSLGIEGIYKAILAMSKVVSIPLIAQANAGIPVLKGTETVFPASPEEMAAFVPRLAGAGVRVLGGCCGTTPEHIRKMGDAFRSSKPAPAREAGFTALSSRTSFISFGGAFQPIIIGERINPTGRKLLAAEIKEGKTAGIRNEARGQESAGADALDVNVGVPGIDEPSAMARAVYAVNENSRLPIIIDSSDPAAVLAGLKAVDGKPLINSISGEEKKLSSILPLAREYGAALLGLALDDDGIPDTAEGRLRVAERMLDRVIKAGMRKEDLVIDCLAMTVSAAPESAKETLRAIRLVKERLGLSTVLGVSNISFGLPAREVINANFLTMALAAGLDAAIINPNNKAMMDAFHASLVLMNKDVRAERYIRRHQALTEDQDVKTEGVPAAAPDAAALSIGGRLKRAIIEGDEENITALVEEALKEGWEPIRISNEALVPGLEEVGKLFASNRYYLPQVMLSADTMKKAFARLKKEMHGRKGPSLGKVLLATVEGDIHDIGKNIVATLLENHGFEVIDLGKNVSADRIVEEAERNKVDIVGLSALMTTTVLEMDNVIKRLKAKGIKALTIVGGAVVTKEFSDKIGADEYGGDALGAIEKIKRLVGTHA from the coding sequence ATGCGGGATTTCATTTCAGAACTTACCAAAAGGCCGCTCGTCTTCGACGGCGCCACGGGGACAATGCTCCAGAGGCTGGGGCTCAAGCCCGGCGGCTGCCCGGACGAGCTTTGCCTGAAGGAGCCGGGGCTCGTAAAGAAGGTGCATTCGTTATATATCGAAGCCGGCTCCGATATCGTGACCACGAACACGTTCGGCGCTAACAGGGTGAAGCTCGACGAATACGGCCTCGCCCCGAAGCTAAGGGAGATAAACGTCGCGGCGGCCAAGTGCGCCAGGGAGTCCGCCGGCCCGGACAGGTTCGTGGCCGGAGGGCTCGGCCCAACCGGAAAGTTTATCGAGCCCGTCGGAGACTTGCCTTTTGACGAGGCAGAGGAAATATTCATGGAGCAGGCGATGGCCCTCAAGGAGGGCGGCGCGGACCTCGTCATAATCGAGACCATGATGGACCTCCGCGAGATGAAGGCCGCGATAAAGGGCGCGAAAGCAGCCGGGCTTCCGGTCGTCGCCACAATGACCTTTGACGAGACCATGAGGACGGTCCTCGGCACTCCCCCGGAGTCCTTCGCCATCGCCGCCGCCTCTCTCGGGGCGGACTGCGTGGGCGCGAACTGCTCACTCGGCATAGAAGGCATATATAAGGCGATACTCGCCATGTCAAAGGTGGTATCCATTCCCCTGATAGCCCAGGCCAACGCGGGCATCCCGGTCCTGAAGGGGACCGAGACAGTCTTCCCGGCCTCTCCCGAGGAGATGGCGGCCTTCGTACCCAGGCTCGCTGGGGCCGGGGTGAGAGTCCTCGGCGGCTGCTGCGGCACCACACCCGAGCACATACGGAAGATGGGCGACGCATTCCGGAGCTCGAAACCAGCGCCCGCCAGGGAAGCCGGTTTCACCGCGCTTTCATCCCGGACCTCGTTCATATCGTTCGGAGGCGCCTTCCAGCCAATAATCATAGGCGAGAGGATAAACCCTACGGGCAGGAAACTCCTTGCAGCGGAGATAAAAGAGGGGAAGACGGCCGGGATACGGAACGAGGCCAGGGGGCAGGAATCGGCCGGGGCCGACGCGCTTGACGTAAACGTAGGAGTGCCGGGCATTGACGAGCCATCGGCAATGGCAAGGGCCGTCTATGCGGTGAACGAAAATTCGAGGCTTCCGATAATCATCGACTCTTCCGACCCTGCGGCTGTGCTAGCCGGGCTTAAGGCCGTTGACGGGAAGCCCCTTATAAACTCCATTAGCGGCGAGGAGAAGAAACTATCATCCATACTCCCCCTTGCCAGGGAGTACGGGGCAGCCCTCCTGGGCCTTGCCCTCGATGACGATGGCATACCCGATACGGCAGAGGGCAGGCTCAGGGTAGCAGAGAGGATGCTCGACAGGGTAATAAAGGCGGGCATGAGAAAAGAGGACCTCGTCATAGACTGCCTGGCCATGACCGTTAGCGCGGCTCCCGAGAGCGCAAAGGAGACCTTGAGGGCCATAAGGCTTGTAAAGGAGCGGCTCGGCCTCTCGACGGTATTGGGCGTAAGCAATATATCCTTCGGCCTCCCGGCAAGGGAGGTCATAAACGCGAACTTCCTCACCATGGCCCTTGCGGCGGGCCTTGACGCGGCCATCATAAACCCGAATAACAAGGCCATGATGGACGCCTTCCACGCCTCGCTCGTCCTCATGAACAAGGACGTCCGGGCCGAGAGGTACATAAGGAGGCACCAGGCGCTTACCGAGGACCAGGATGTAAAGACGGAGGGCGTTCCGGCAGCCGCCCCTGACGCGGCGGCCCTGTCCATAGGCGGCAGGCTCAAGCGCGCCATCATCGAAGGCGACGAGGAGAACATAACCGCGCTCGTCGAAGAGGCGCTAAAGGAGGGCTGGGAGCCCATAAGGATATCGAACGAGGCGCTTGTGCCGGGGCTCGAAGAGGTGGGAAAGCTTTTTGCCTCGAACAGGTATTACCTCCCGCAGGTCATGCTCTCCGCCGACACCATGAAGAAGGCCTTCGCCAGATTAAAGAAAGAGATGCATGGGAGGAAGGGACCCTCTCTCGGCAAGGTGCTCCTTGCGACCGTTGAGGGCGACATCCACGACATCGGGAAAAATATCGTGGCGACACTCCTGGAGAACCACGGCTTCGAGGTCATAGACCTCGGGAAGAACGTGAGCGCCGACAGGATCGTCGAGGAGGCCGAGAGGAACAAGGTGGACATAGTCGGCCTATCCGCCCTCATGACCACGACGGTGCTTGAAATGGACAATGTCATAAAGAGGCTCAAGGCAAAGGGCATAAAGGCCCTTACCATAGTCGGCGGCGCGGTCGTCACTAAAGAGTTCTCCGACAAGATCGGGGCCGACGAGTACGGCGGAGACGCGCTCGGGGCGATAGAGAAGATAAAGAGGCTGGTAGGCACTCACGCCTGA
- the uvrB gene encoding excinuclease ABC subunit UvrB: protein MRKKESPFRIKSDFTPKGDQPQAIEVLVEGLRGGEKHQVLLGVTGSGKTFTSAKVIEELGRPALVIAPNKTLAAQLYAEFRDLFPENSVEYFVSYYDYYQPEAYVPTTDTFIEKDASINDEIDKLRHSATHSLLTRRDVIIVASVSCIYGIGSPDDYGSMHVYAERGMETDRSAFLKKLVEMQYTRNDVDFHRGAFRVRGDVVDVFPAYEAETALRFEFFGDTIESITEIDPLRGKPLRKAEKALIHPASHFVTTRDNLTRAIEGIRVELRERLKELKAAGKLLEAQRIEQRTLFDIEMLQEMGYCPGIENYSRHISGRLPGEPPYTLIDYFPEDYILFLDESHITVPQLNGMYHGDRSRKETLVEYGFRLPSALDNRPLRFEEFGRKISQAVYVSATPGEYEYRMAGGSVVEQIIRPTGLMDPEIEVRSAATQVDDLLSEIRKRVKAGERVLVTTLTKRMAEDLTQYYSELGIKVKYLHSDIETLERVEIIRDLRMGKFDVLIGINLLREGLDIPEVSLVAVFDADKEGFLRSERSLIQTSGRAARNVNGKVILYADSITRSMKAAIDETARRREKQSEFNRANNITPETIKSRIKDVLSSIYESDYYTVPVAAEKAGEYVPPHELPRLIKSLRKEMDRAARKMDFEKAAELRDRIKELEAMEIRVG from the coding sequence ATGAGAAAAAAAGAATCGCCATTCAGGATAAAATCCGATTTTACGCCAAAAGGGGACCAGCCACAGGCCATAGAGGTCCTTGTCGAGGGGCTTAGGGGCGGCGAAAAGCATCAGGTGCTTCTGGGCGTCACCGGCTCTGGCAAGACCTTTACCTCTGCCAAGGTCATAGAGGAGCTCGGCAGGCCGGCGCTCGTCATCGCCCCGAATAAGACCCTTGCGGCCCAGCTCTATGCAGAGTTCAGGGACCTCTTCCCGGAGAACTCGGTAGAGTACTTCGTCTCCTACTACGACTATTACCAGCCAGAGGCTTACGTTCCGACGACCGACACCTTCATCGAGAAGGACGCCTCCATAAACGACGAGATAGACAAATTAAGGCACTCGGCGACCCACTCCCTCCTGACAAGGAGGGACGTCATCATAGTCGCCTCGGTCTCCTGCATCTATGGAATAGGCTCGCCTGACGACTACGGCTCCATGCACGTCTACGCGGAGCGGGGCATGGAGACCGACAGGTCGGCGTTCCTTAAAAAGCTCGTGGAAATGCAGTATACGAGGAACGACGTGGATTTCCACAGGGGCGCGTTCAGGGTCAGGGGAGACGTGGTGGACGTATTCCCGGCATACGAGGCTGAGACCGCACTCCGGTTCGAGTTCTTCGGCGATACGATCGAATCCATAACAGAAATAGACCCGCTCCGGGGAAAGCCATTGAGAAAGGCCGAAAAGGCGCTCATACACCCTGCGAGCCACTTCGTTACGACGCGAGACAACCTGACGAGGGCCATCGAGGGCATAAGGGTGGAGCTACGCGAAAGGCTTAAGGAGCTTAAGGCCGCAGGGAAGCTCCTGGAAGCGCAGAGAATAGAGCAGAGGACGCTTTTCGATATAGAGATGCTCCAGGAGATGGGCTACTGCCCGGGCATAGAGAACTATTCGAGACATATCTCTGGGAGGCTTCCGGGCGAGCCGCCCTATACGCTGATCGATTATTTCCCGGAGGACTACATATTATTCCTCGATGAGAGCCACATAACGGTGCCGCAGCTTAACGGCATGTACCACGGCGACCGCTCGAGGAAGGAAACGCTCGTAGAGTACGGGTTCAGGCTCCCTTCGGCCCTGGACAACAGGCCGCTCAGGTTCGAGGAGTTCGGAAGGAAAATAAGCCAGGCGGTATATGTGTCTGCCACGCCCGGCGAGTACGAGTACCGGATGGCCGGGGGGAGCGTAGTCGAGCAGATAATAAGGCCGACCGGCCTCATGGACCCGGAAATAGAGGTCAGGAGCGCGGCTACCCAGGTGGACGACCTCCTATCCGAGATAAGGAAGAGGGTAAAGGCGGGCGAGCGGGTGCTCGTTACTACCCTCACCAAGAGGATGGCGGAGGACCTGACGCAGTATTATTCGGAGCTCGGCATAAAGGTCAAGTACCTGCACTCGGACATCGAGACGCTTGAGAGGGTGGAGATAATCCGGGACCTCCGGATGGGGAAATTCGACGTGCTCATCGGGATAAACCTTTTGAGAGAGGGGCTCGACATACCCGAGGTCTCGCTCGTTGCCGTATTCGACGCGGACAAGGAAGGGTTTCTCCGCTCCGAGAGGTCGCTGATACAGACCTCGGGCAGGGCCGCGCGGAACGTAAACGGCAAGGTCATACTCTACGCGGACTCCATTACGAGATCAATGAAGGCAGCGATAGACGAGACCGCAAGGAGGCGAGAGAAGCAATCCGAGTTCAACAGGGCGAACAACATCACCCCCGAGACCATAAAGAGCAGGATAAAGGACGTCCTGAGCTCCATCTACGAAAGCGACTACTATACGGTCCCCGTTGCCGCGGAAAAGGCCGGGGAGTACGTGCCGCCGCACGAGTTGCCGCGCCTCATAAAGTCGCTCAGGAAGGAGATGGACAGGGCGGCGAGGAAGATGGATTTCGAGAAGGCGGCGGAATTGAGGGACAGGATTAAGGAGCTCGAGGCGATGGAGATACGGGTCGGCTGA
- the ileS gene encoding isoleucine--tRNA ligase — protein MDYKETLNLPKTDFQMRAELPKKEPETLKDWEDSGLYRKIMKAGKERPKYTLHDGPPYANGRIHIGHALNKILKDFVVKSRFMAGFSTDYVPGWDCHGLPIELQVEKELGKEKHSVSKLELRKRCRAYAEKFVEVQREDFKRLGVFGEWDRPYLTMDYGYQASILRELKRFAENGIVYKGKKPVHWCPSCMTALAEAEVEYADKTSPSIYVRFEIDKTELSKRLGVAIPGEKAYVIIWTTTPWTLPANLAIALHPELDYALVSAGGASYIIADGLFEEVSKKLGWASPEVLKKFRASQIEGMKARHPFIDRDSVILPGEHVTLEAGTGAVHIAPGHGQDDYELGLKYGLDIYNPVDDAGKFMQVVPEFAGQHVFKANDAIVELLRNNGSLLLKEDIRHSYPHCWRCKSPIIFRATEQWFASMEAGEAGGLRKKSLEAIAGKVRWIPSWGKDRIYNMVQNRPDWCLSRQRAWGVPIPALKCVNCGKSVLDPDLMERLASVVEKEGADAWFGRDLNEFAPDGISCPDCGGREFKKEEDILDVWFDSGVSFAAVLEKRENLKFPADLYLEGSDQHRGWFHSSLLASEATRSVPPYSAVLTHGFVVDGSGRKMSKSTGNVVAPQEVINKYGAEVLRLWVAGEDYREDVRISEEILKRLSEAYRRIRNTFRFILGNLYDFDPEKDQIRYEELEELDRLTLHKLTRLTERIRAAYDDFEFHVVYHSVHNFCTVDLSAFYLDVVKDRLYTARADSRGRRAAQTTIYHVLDHLLRLTAPVLVFTTDEAWAFIPGKKEGSVHLASLPEPQKGWLDPSLEEKWESLMEYKGEISKALEMARQQAKIIGHPLDAQAVVYPPEKDLDLLRSEEKALEEVLIISRLIISDQPLVDTAVKDGKSVKFTSEEIPGLHVVIGRADGGKCERCWHYSTYVGKDQEHPAVCERCVEALR, from the coding sequence ATGGATTATAAGGAGACCCTTAACCTCCCCAAGACCGACTTCCAGATGCGGGCCGAGCTCCCCAAAAAGGAGCCTGAGACGCTTAAGGATTGGGAGGACTCGGGCCTTTACAGGAAGATAATGAAGGCCGGGAAGGAAAGGCCGAAATACACCCTGCATGACGGCCCGCCATACGCGAACGGCAGGATACACATAGGCCACGCCCTTAATAAGATATTAAAGGATTTCGTCGTAAAGAGCAGGTTTATGGCCGGCTTTTCGACCGACTATGTCCCTGGCTGGGACTGCCACGGCCTCCCCATAGAGCTCCAGGTCGAGAAGGAGCTGGGCAAGGAAAAACACAGCGTATCCAAGCTGGAACTGAGAAAGAGGTGCAGGGCCTACGCGGAAAAGTTCGTGGAGGTCCAGCGCGAGGACTTCAAGCGCCTCGGCGTATTCGGCGAGTGGGACAGGCCATATCTGACAATGGACTACGGCTACCAGGCCTCGATACTCCGGGAGCTCAAGAGGTTCGCCGAGAACGGCATCGTTTACAAGGGCAAGAAGCCGGTCCACTGGTGCCCTTCCTGCATGACCGCCCTTGCAGAGGCGGAGGTCGAGTACGCTGACAAGACCTCCCCTTCTATATATGTAAGGTTCGAAATCGATAAGACGGAACTTTCAAAGAGACTCGGCGTAGCCATACCCGGCGAGAAGGCGTATGTCATCATCTGGACGACCACGCCCTGGACCCTTCCGGCGAACCTTGCTATAGCGCTTCACCCGGAGCTCGATTACGCGCTCGTATCCGCCGGGGGCGCATCGTACATAATCGCTGACGGCCTTTTTGAGGAGGTCTCCAAGAAGCTCGGCTGGGCCTCCCCTGAGGTATTGAAGAAGTTCCGCGCCTCTCAAATAGAAGGCATGAAGGCCCGCCATCCTTTCATAGACAGGGACTCCGTCATCCTCCCCGGCGAGCATGTCACGCTCGAAGCGGGCACGGGCGCAGTGCACATAGCGCCGGGACACGGCCAGGACGACTACGAACTCGGCCTTAAGTACGGCCTCGACATATACAACCCCGTGGACGACGCCGGAAAGTTCATGCAGGTCGTGCCGGAGTTCGCGGGGCAGCATGTCTTCAAGGCCAACGACGCAATAGTCGAGCTTCTCAGGAATAACGGCTCCCTCCTCTTGAAGGAAGACATCAGGCACTCATACCCGCACTGTTGGCGTTGCAAGTCCCCCATCATATTCAGGGCCACGGAGCAGTGGTTCGCTTCGATGGAGGCAGGGGAGGCAGGCGGCCTGAGGAAAAAATCCCTGGAGGCCATCGCCGGGAAGGTCAGGTGGATACCCTCCTGGGGCAAAGACCGCATCTACAATATGGTCCAGAACAGGCCGGACTGGTGCCTTTCAAGGCAGCGGGCATGGGGGGTGCCCATACCGGCCCTCAAGTGCGTTAACTGCGGTAAATCCGTCCTCGACCCGGATCTCATGGAGAGGCTCGCCTCTGTAGTCGAGAAGGAAGGCGCTGACGCATGGTTCGGAAGGGACTTGAACGAATTCGCGCCAGACGGCATCTCCTGCCCGGATTGCGGCGGCAGGGAATTCAAAAAGGAAGAGGACATCCTCGACGTCTGGTTCGACTCGGGCGTGAGCTTCGCGGCGGTCCTCGAGAAGAGGGAGAACCTCAAGTTCCCGGCGGACCTCTACCTCGAAGGCAGCGACCAGCACAGGGGCTGGTTCCACTCCTCGCTCCTTGCCTCCGAGGCGACCCGCTCGGTCCCGCCTTACTCGGCGGTCTTGACGCACGGCTTCGTGGTCGACGGCTCCGGAAGGAAAATGAGCAAGTCCACGGGGAACGTAGTAGCCCCGCAGGAGGTCATCAATAAGTACGGGGCAGAGGTCCTCCGCCTCTGGGTGGCCGGCGAGGACTACCGGGAGGACGTCCGCATCTCCGAGGAGATACTTAAGAGGCTTTCCGAGGCCTACAGGAGGATACGGAACACCTTCAGGTTCATACTCGGGAACCTCTACGACTTCGACCCTGAAAAGGATCAAATCCGCTACGAGGAGCTGGAGGAGCTGGACAGGCTTACGCTACACAAGCTCACGAGGCTTACCGAGCGGATACGGGCCGCGTATGATGATTTCGAGTTCCACGTCGTCTACCACTCCGTGCACAACTTCTGCACGGTCGACCTCTCGGCCTTCTATCTCGATGTCGTGAAGGACCGGCTCTATACCGCCAGGGCCGACTCAAGGGGCAGGCGGGCGGCCCAGACCACCATCTACCACGTCCTGGACCATCTGCTCCGCCTTACGGCGCCTGTGCTGGTATTCACCACCGACGAGGCGTGGGCCTTCATACCGGGGAAAAAGGAGGGTAGCGTGCATCTTGCGTCCCTGCCCGAGCCTCAAAAAGGGTGGCTCGACCCGTCGCTCGAGGAGAAATGGGAGAGTCTCATGGAGTATAAGGGCGAGATATCGAAGGCGCTGGAGATGGCGCGGCAGCAGGCAAAGATAATAGGCCATCCGCTCGATGCGCAGGCCGTCGTATACCCGCCTGAAAAAGACCTGGACCTCCTCCGGAGCGAGGAGAAGGCGCTGGAAGAGGTGCTCATCATATCGAGGCTCATCATCTCCGACCAGCCGCTCGTGGATACCGCGGTGAAGGACGGGAAGTCCGTAAAGTTTACGTCCGAGGAGATACCCGGGCTCCATGTGGTAATAGGCAGGGCGGACGGAGGCAAGTGCGAGAGGTGCTGGCATTACAGCACCTATGTCGGCAAGGACCAGGAGCACCCGGCCGTCTGCGAAAGATGCGTGGAGGCGCTGAGATAA